One segment of Castanea sativa cultivar Marrone di Chiusa Pesio chromosome 3, ASM4071231v1 DNA contains the following:
- the LOC142630004 gene encoding short-chain dehydrogenase RED1-like, whose amino-acid sequence MEPDGKEVVLITGCSAGGIGHALARAFAAEKCQVVATSRSKVSMGDLEQDPRFFLQELDVLSHDSVQRVVSTVVEKYGHIDVLVNNAGVQCVGPLAEIPLSALQRTFDTNVYGPMRLVQAVVPHMASRRKGKIVNVGSIAALAPGPWAGAYTASKAALHALTDTLRLELRHFGIDVINVAPGAIRSNIGNAVRANYSQMPEWKLYKPFEAAIQARAHFSQGPKSTPSEEFAKKTVAAVLKKNPPAWFSSGHLSTAMAVMYHLPLFIRDFIIKIAIKG is encoded by the exons ATGGAACCGGACGGCAAAGAAGTGGTGCTAATCACGGGGTGTTCGGCGGGAGGTATAGGCCACGCGCTGGCACGCGCGTTCGCTGCCGAAAAATGCCAAGTCGTGGCAACGAGCAGGTCCAAGGTTTCGATGGGAGACTTAGAGCAGGATCCTAGGTTCTTCCTGCAAGAACTGGATGTCCTGTCCCACGACAGCGTGCAACGCGTGGTGTCCACTGTCGTGGAGAAGTACGGTCACATAGATGTGTTGGTGAACAACGCTGGGGTCCAATGTGTAGGCCCTCTTGCTGAGATCCCTCTCTCTGCTCTCCAACGAACTTTTGATACCAATGTCTACG GTCCCATGCGGTTGGTTCAAGCTGTTGTACCTCACATGGCATCCAGGAGAAAGGGAAAGATTGTCAATGTTGGAAGTATTGCTGCTCTGGCTCCAGGACCATGGGCTGGTGCATATACTGCATCCAAAGCCGCTCTTCATGCATTGACTGATACATTGAG GTTGGAACTAAGACATTTTGGGATCGATGTTATCAATGTTGCCCCAGGAGCTATTAGGTCAAACATAGGAAATGCTGTCAGAGCTAACTACAGCCAAATGCCTGAGTGGAAGTTGTACAAGCCTTTTGAAGCCGCCATCCAAGCCAGGGCCCATTTTTCACAAGGACCTAAGTCAACCCCTTCGGAGGAGTTCGCAAAGAAGACTGTTGCTGCAGTGCTGAAGAAAAATCCTCCGGCCTGGTTCTCCTCCGGTCATCTCTCCACCGCAATGGCAGTCATGTACCATCTGCCCCTCTTTATTAGAGATTTTATAATTAAGATAGCAATAAAAGGTTGA